The following are encoded together in the Streptomyces sp. NBC_00358 genome:
- a CDS encoding glycoside hydrolase family 15 protein → MAGTAHVTSGAGASDGTRGAPAGPGGTGTPRYLPIADHGLIGDLRSAALVGTDGTIDWYCCPRFDAPSVFASILDADRGGCFELAADVPARTKQFYFPDTNVLITRFFADDGVGEIQDFMPVVDDSREARRHRLIRRVVCVRGTLPFRARIAPRFEYGTVAHTVRVESGQAVFTSPALTLALTSTVPIEVAGQDVWSLFKLHEGETAVFALDQIDDETSPRFCAVTEAERDFNATVRYWRHWLSRSRYRGRWREMVHRSALTLKLLTYAPTGAIIAAPTTSLPERIGGERNWDYRYVWIRDAAFCVYALLRLGFTDEAEAFMGFLAEHVQSDLPERVGPDGPLQIMYGIDGRRDLPERELTHLEGYRGSAPVRIGNDAVGQLQLDIYGALIDCLYLYDKWGQPLSSAHWDTVSGLVDWVCDNWDQPDEGVWETRGGRKPFLYSRLMCWVAIERAMRLARHRGLPADIIRWGEVRDTIYRRIMTRGWSSTRNAFTQTENSDILDASLLMMPMGKFISPTDPKWLATLDALGEDLVSDSLVYRYDPQASPDGLKGEEGTFSICSFWYVEALTRAGRLDEARLAFEKMLTYANHLGLYAEEIGHTGEQCGNFPQAFTHLALISAAFNLDRKLG, encoded by the coding sequence ATGGCCGGTACGGCTCATGTGACTTCTGGGGCCGGAGCGAGCGACGGGACCCGTGGTGCGCCCGCTGGACCGGGTGGCACCGGCACTCCGCGGTATCTGCCCATCGCCGACCACGGTCTGATCGGCGACCTGCGCAGCGCGGCCCTGGTCGGCACGGACGGCACCATCGACTGGTACTGCTGCCCGCGCTTCGACGCGCCCAGCGTCTTCGCCTCGATCCTGGACGCCGACCGGGGCGGCTGCTTCGAACTCGCCGCCGACGTCCCCGCGCGTACGAAGCAGTTCTACTTCCCCGATACGAACGTGTTGATCACCCGGTTCTTCGCGGACGACGGGGTCGGTGAGATCCAGGACTTCATGCCGGTCGTCGACGACTCGCGCGAGGCCCGTCGGCACCGGCTCATCCGCCGTGTGGTGTGCGTCCGGGGAACGCTGCCCTTTCGCGCGCGGATCGCACCCCGCTTCGAGTACGGGACGGTCGCGCACACCGTGCGGGTGGAGTCCGGCCAGGCCGTCTTCACCTCACCCGCGCTCACGCTGGCCCTGACGTCCACCGTGCCGATCGAGGTCGCCGGACAGGATGTGTGGTCGCTGTTCAAGCTCCACGAGGGGGAGACCGCGGTCTTCGCCCTCGACCAGATCGACGACGAGACGAGTCCGCGTTTCTGTGCCGTGACCGAGGCCGAGAGGGACTTCAACGCCACCGTGCGCTACTGGCGGCACTGGCTGTCCCGGTCGCGGTACCGAGGCCGCTGGCGGGAGATGGTGCACCGCTCCGCCCTCACCCTGAAACTGCTCACGTACGCCCCCACCGGCGCCATCATCGCCGCGCCGACCACCAGCCTGCCCGAAAGGATCGGCGGCGAGCGCAACTGGGACTACCGCTACGTGTGGATCCGTGACGCGGCGTTCTGCGTGTACGCCCTGCTGCGTCTCGGTTTCACCGACGAGGCCGAGGCCTTCATGGGCTTCCTCGCCGAGCACGTCCAGAGCGACCTGCCCGAACGCGTCGGCCCGGACGGCCCGCTGCAGATCATGTACGGCATCGACGGGCGCCGTGACCTGCCCGAACGCGAGCTGACCCATCTGGAGGGCTACCGCGGATCCGCTCCCGTGCGCATCGGCAACGACGCCGTGGGCCAGCTCCAGCTGGACATCTACGGAGCGCTGATCGATTGCCTCTACCTCTACGACAAGTGGGGGCAGCCCCTCTCCAGCGCCCACTGGGACACCGTCAGCGGGCTCGTCGACTGGGTGTGCGACAACTGGGACCAGCCCGACGAAGGGGTGTGGGAGACCCGCGGGGGCCGCAAGCCCTTCCTGTACTCCCGTCTCATGTGCTGGGTGGCCATCGAACGGGCGATGCGGCTGGCCCGGCACCGCGGCCTGCCGGCCGACATCATCCGCTGGGGCGAGGTCCGCGACACGATCTACCGGCGGATCATGACCCGGGGCTGGTCCAGCACCCGCAACGCCTTCACCCAGACCGAGAACAGCGACATCCTCGACGCGTCGCTGCTGATGATGCCGATGGGGAAGTTCATCTCCCCGACCGACCCGAAATGGCTCGCCACCCTCGACGCCCTGGGCGAGGACCTGGTCTCCGACTCCCTGGTCTACCGCTACGACCCGCAGGCCAGCCCCGACGGACTCAAGGGCGAGGAGGGCACCTTCTCGATCTGCTCCTTCTGGTACGTCGAGGCCCTGACCCGCGCGGGCCGGCTCGACGAGGCCAGGCTCGCCTTCGAGAAGATGCTCACGTACGCCAACCACCTCGGTCTCTACGCGGAGGAGATCGGCCACACCGGGGAGCAGTGCGGCAACTTCCCCCAGGCCTTCACCCACCTCGCTCTGATCAGCGCGGCCTTCAACCTCGACCGCAAGCTCGGCTGA
- a CDS encoding NADAR family protein, which translates to MPAQHPTYRYVDDERIPGITRHAFIRNGSDYHLTDLIVYADGLIDCWGLVGLVEFEEKLRSGWVATTLEEGARASVHHVAAWKFDEPQSWVTPEMLLGEVRDAIDTLNDRPDSTDRCLAAVDVYLADRTEESRSRLLDAYLAIPEHLRHYALGDMDYKDWPLQVLAVGVGGRVSRGNATVTEEMHAAALTYFAEYKEADTESKAGREAFGPVEPLAPAVRLQHVVFPKGWPDDPGLLALRNEYPCPIQVRGVEYANVERAYLALSTDDENGQRAVLAAESDFAAKRAAEKAPRRRGWEQARLAVMAQLMRAKYAQHPALAELLLSTRDGKILYSGADSYYWGEAGQRGRNWIGRLLEVIRGELAAEAVGIGPAWTA; encoded by the coding sequence ATGCCAGCTCAGCACCCCACGTACAGATATGTCGACGACGAGCGGATACCCGGTATCACGCGGCACGCCTTCATCCGGAACGGCAGCGACTACCACCTCACCGACCTGATCGTCTACGCCGACGGCCTGATCGACTGCTGGGGACTCGTCGGCCTGGTGGAGTTCGAGGAGAAGCTCCGCTCCGGATGGGTCGCCACCACGCTCGAAGAGGGAGCCAGGGCTTCGGTCCATCACGTCGCCGCGTGGAAGTTCGACGAGCCGCAGTCGTGGGTCACCCCGGAGATGCTTCTCGGCGAGGTCAGGGACGCCATCGACACGCTGAACGATCGCCCCGACTCGACCGACCGGTGCCTGGCCGCGGTCGACGTCTATCTCGCCGACCGGACGGAGGAGTCCCGGAGCCGGCTCCTCGACGCCTACCTGGCGATTCCCGAACACCTGCGCCACTACGCGTTGGGCGACATGGACTACAAGGACTGGCCGCTTCAGGTGCTGGCGGTCGGTGTCGGCGGCCGGGTGTCGCGTGGCAACGCGACCGTCACCGAGGAGATGCACGCGGCGGCGCTCACGTACTTCGCCGAGTACAAAGAAGCAGACACCGAATCCAAGGCCGGAAGGGAGGCCTTCGGACCTGTCGAGCCCCTGGCCCCCGCTGTCAGGCTGCAGCACGTGGTGTTCCCGAAGGGCTGGCCCGACGACCCCGGACTCCTCGCGCTGCGCAACGAGTACCCCTGCCCCATCCAGGTGCGGGGCGTCGAATACGCCAATGTCGAGCGCGCCTACCTGGCCCTGTCGACCGACGACGAGAACGGGCAGCGCGCCGTGCTGGCGGCCGAGAGCGACTTCGCGGCCAAGCGGGCCGCGGAGAAGGCTCCCCGGCGCCGAGGCTGGGAGCAGGCCCGACTCGCCGTGATGGCGCAGTTGATGCGGGCCAAGTACGCCCAGCATCCCGCGCTCGCGGAGCTCCTGCTCAGCACACGGGACGGCAAGATCCTCTACTCCGGCGCCGATTCGTACTACTGGGGCGAGGCCGGGCAGCGCGGACGGAACTGGATCGGACGACTGCTGGAAGTGATCCGCGGTGAACTCGCGGCCGAGGCGGTCGGCATCGGGCCGGCCTGGACCGCTTGA
- a CDS encoding helix-turn-helix domain-containing protein, whose translation MDFPRTLRERRTRRHVSQLDLALRAGTTQRHLSFIESGRSVPGRNMVVRLAESLELPLRERNELLLAAGYAPAYSESSLDDPVLAPVRTAIDHILRGHLPYPALVVDRGGDLIAANTAFDLITEGAAAELVGPGTNVYRLALHPDGLAPRILNLAEWARHILARLGHLEELRAELTGYVPELEPSAGQLGFAVPLRLRSSYGELRLMTTVTTFATAVDVTLAELKLEAFLPADPATAEALSAAAGAMARTAAGQEPGNM comes from the coding sequence GTGGACTTTCCTCGTACGCTTCGTGAACGCCGTACCCGCCGTCATGTCAGCCAGCTCGACCTGGCGCTGCGAGCGGGCACCACCCAGCGCCACCTCAGCTTCATTGAATCTGGCAGGTCTGTCCCGGGCCGGAACATGGTCGTGCGCCTGGCCGAGTCGCTGGAGCTGCCGCTGCGGGAGCGCAACGAGTTGCTGCTGGCCGCCGGATACGCGCCCGCCTACTCGGAGAGCTCACTGGACGATCCGGTGCTGGCCCCCGTGCGCACCGCGATCGACCATATCCTCCGCGGGCATCTGCCGTATCCGGCGCTGGTGGTGGACCGGGGCGGTGACCTGATCGCCGCGAACACCGCATTCGACCTGATCACCGAGGGCGCCGCTGCCGAGCTGGTGGGTCCGGGCACGAATGTCTACCGCCTGGCACTGCATCCCGACGGCCTGGCTCCCCGTATCCTCAACCTCGCCGAGTGGGCGCGCCACATCTTGGCGCGCCTTGGCCATCTGGAGGAGTTGCGCGCCGAGCTCACCGGGTACGTTCCCGAGCTGGAGCCGTCCGCCGGGCAACTCGGTTTCGCGGTGCCGCTCCGCCTGCGGTCCTCGTACGGTGAGTTGCGCCTGATGACGACCGTGACGACCTTCGCCACCGCCGTTGACGTGACACTTGCCGAGCTGAAGCTGGAGGCGTTCCTGCCGGCCGACCCGGCGACGGCCGAGGCTCTCTCCGCAGCCGCCGGGGCAATGGCTCGCACTGCCGCCGGTCAGGAACCCGGGAACATGTAA
- a CDS encoding DUF4097 family beta strand repeat-containing protein, giving the protein MQKFDTPAAVLAVLDITAGHIRLIAADRADTTVEILPADATRSRDIKTAEQTEVTYQDGVLRVRTPQARNRLLGPSGSIEVTVQLPAGSRVQATAAAAGLRGVGRLGDLTFDGAHGQVKLDEADTVHLTGLDADITIGRLTGPGEISTQRGDLTITEAVRGTLTLSTQKGDINIGAAAGVSATLDAGTTYGRIDNTLKNSDTTPALALRATTTHGTITARSL; this is encoded by the coding sequence ATGCAGAAGTTCGACACCCCCGCCGCCGTCCTGGCCGTCCTCGACATCACCGCCGGACACATCCGGCTCATCGCCGCCGACCGCGCCGACACCACCGTCGAGATCCTGCCCGCCGACGCCACCAGGAGCCGCGACATCAAGACGGCCGAACAGACCGAGGTCACCTACCAGGACGGCGTCCTGCGCGTCCGCACCCCCCAGGCCAGGAACCGGCTCCTCGGCCCCTCCGGCTCCATCGAGGTCACCGTCCAGCTCCCCGCCGGCTCCCGCGTCCAGGCCACGGCCGCCGCCGCCGGACTCCGCGGCGTCGGACGCCTCGGCGACCTCACCTTCGACGGCGCCCACGGCCAGGTCAAGCTCGACGAGGCCGACACCGTGCACCTGACCGGCCTCGACGCCGACATCACCATCGGCCGCCTGACCGGCCCCGGCGAGATCAGCACCCAGCGAGGCGACCTGACCATCACCGAAGCCGTCCGCGGCACGCTCACCCTGAGCACCCAGAAGGGCGACATCAACATCGGCGCGGCCGCCGGAGTCTCCGCCACCCTCGACGCCGGCACCACCTACGGCCGGATCGACAACACCCTCAAGAACTCCGACACCACCCCCGCCCTGGCCCTCCGGGCGACCACCACCCACGGCACCATCACCGCCCGCAGCCTCTGA
- a CDS encoding alpha-L-rhamnosidase-related protein translates to MPSDSTSGNAPRENAPRSGLPRRTVIAAGAGALALPAVGFPAAGTAAAAERPAGATAPSAGHAPRSGTGWQAYVQAPASRAVRPVRVTASTGDVDSPEGLLRPGGPRTVLRRPRPAPAPRWPDGTTAEASSAHAGNNGNDGQPRTYDARNAIDGDPDTFWNDDTLGVFPDTLTITLPATREMSGITLVSNSDGVPTDFVVDVWQNGAWQTAATVLDNDVIQRAVAFASKVSTTGVRITVTRVQDTSRGAFTRVNEVWPEAVAPVVTPAVTVDFGKVVVGHPRVRFASASDNSPGVRLAFSETLQFLTDRSDFTRSDQSGGAGRGTDQFAVPTAGADWTDQKGYQAGDKVYADGLHGFRYLRITLDALPGDAPAAQPWGTVEIDSVGLDFSAYLGTPGTYRGWFLCSDDDLNRYWYGASYTNELVTDTFRQDDVDPRNAWSPSLEGKSVLHDGAKRDRDPYVGDLAVSARTLYLTHDDAAAAARNVLADLADHQRADGWIPPASISGYALPLFDYPLWWVTCSWDYVLYTGDRSYANRYYPNLLKVLDTWYPSVTDDAGLLSKGLNGTGGYGDYAFLDRTGRITYYNANYVQALNDAARMAGWLGRTADAQRWSRRASAVKDAINTHLWDDTAGAYLDSATGPVRHAQDGNAIAITAGVAGSDRAASALAHLDATTQRPYGNAFMDNDTLFADASQRVYAFTSYPEIVARFEAGRAESAVDQIRRTYGWMDSHDPGITNWEGIGPGGSLYEGAYTSMAHGWSTGVLPALSHQLLGAQPTSPGYATWEVRPNPGGIAWAQGQLPTPQGPLEVSWDNGENTFVLTVHVPSGTRGTVAFPMSGHDVTVRRNGRVLWDGRRVPADHDVRVVDGRITVSGLRAGTHRFSAVRHG, encoded by the coding sequence ATGCCCTCTGACAGCACTTCCGGGAACGCTCCGCGCGAGAACGCCCCGCGGTCCGGTCTCCCCCGGCGTACGGTCATCGCCGCCGGGGCCGGCGCCCTGGCCCTGCCCGCCGTGGGTTTCCCGGCCGCGGGGACCGCGGCCGCCGCCGAGAGACCGGCCGGCGCGACGGCCCCCTCGGCCGGGCACGCGCCCCGCTCCGGAACGGGCTGGCAGGCCTACGTACAGGCGCCCGCCTCCCGCGCGGTGCGACCCGTGCGCGTCACCGCCTCCACCGGAGACGTCGACAGCCCCGAAGGCCTGCTGCGGCCCGGCGGCCCCCGGACCGTCCTGCGGCGGCCGCGCCCCGCACCGGCCCCGCGCTGGCCGGACGGCACCACGGCCGAGGCGTCGTCGGCGCACGCGGGGAACAACGGCAACGACGGACAACCACGCACCTACGACGCCCGGAACGCCATCGACGGCGATCCCGACACCTTCTGGAACGACGACACGCTGGGCGTGTTTCCCGACACCCTCACCATCACGCTGCCCGCCACACGCGAGATGTCGGGCATCACGCTGGTCTCCAACAGCGACGGCGTCCCCACCGACTTCGTGGTCGACGTGTGGCAGAACGGCGCGTGGCAGACAGCCGCCACCGTCTTGGACAACGATGTCATCCAGCGTGCCGTGGCGTTCGCGTCCAAGGTGTCCACCACCGGGGTCCGGATCACGGTGACACGCGTCCAGGACACCTCGCGAGGGGCGTTCACCCGGGTCAACGAGGTGTGGCCGGAGGCCGTCGCGCCGGTGGTGACACCGGCCGTCACGGTGGACTTCGGCAAGGTCGTCGTCGGACACCCGCGCGTCCGCTTCGCCTCCGCGTCGGACAACTCCCCCGGTGTGCGGCTCGCGTTCTCCGAGACCCTGCAGTTCCTCACCGACCGCTCCGACTTCACCCGCTCCGACCAGTCCGGCGGGGCGGGCCGGGGAACCGACCAGTTCGCCGTACCGACCGCGGGCGCGGACTGGACCGACCAGAAGGGCTATCAGGCGGGCGACAAGGTCTACGCGGACGGGCTGCACGGCTTCCGCTATCTCAGGATCACACTGGACGCACTGCCGGGCGACGCGCCTGCCGCCCAGCCGTGGGGAACGGTCGAGATCGACTCCGTCGGCCTCGACTTCAGCGCCTACCTGGGCACGCCCGGTACCTACCGGGGATGGTTCCTGTGCTCCGACGACGACCTCAATCGGTACTGGTACGGAGCCTCGTACACCAATGAGCTGGTCACGGACACCTTCCGTCAGGACGACGTCGACCCGCGCAACGCCTGGAGCCCTTCCCTCGAAGGCAAGTCGGTGCTGCACGACGGCGCGAAGCGCGACCGGGACCCGTACGTCGGTGACCTGGCGGTGTCGGCGCGCACCCTCTACCTGACCCATGACGACGCGGCCGCCGCCGCGCGCAACGTCCTGGCCGACCTGGCCGACCATCAGCGCGCCGACGGCTGGATCCCTCCCGCCTCCATCTCCGGTTACGCACTGCCCCTGTTCGACTATCCGCTGTGGTGGGTGACATGCAGTTGGGACTACGTGCTCTACACGGGGGACCGCTCCTACGCGAACCGCTACTACCCGAACCTGCTGAAGGTGCTCGACACCTGGTACCCGAGTGTCACCGACGACGCCGGTCTCCTGAGCAAGGGCCTGAACGGCACGGGCGGATACGGCGACTACGCCTTCCTGGACCGCACCGGACGCATCACCTACTACAACGCCAACTACGTCCAGGCCCTCAACGACGCCGCGCGGATGGCTGGTTGGCTGGGCCGGACCGCGGACGCGCAGCGCTGGAGCCGGCGGGCGTCGGCGGTCAAGGACGCCATCAACACGCATCTGTGGGACGACACCGCCGGCGCCTATCTCGACTCCGCGACGGGACCGGTCAGGCACGCGCAGGACGGCAACGCGATCGCCATCACCGCGGGTGTCGCCGGGAGCGACCGCGCCGCCTCGGCCCTCGCGCATCTGGACGCCACCACACAACGCCCCTACGGCAACGCGTTCATGGACAACGACACCCTCTTCGCAGATGCCTCACAGCGCGTGTACGCCTTCACCTCGTACCCCGAGATCGTGGCACGCTTCGAGGCCGGTCGCGCGGAGTCCGCCGTCGACCAGATCCGGCGCACCTACGGCTGGATGGACAGCCACGACCCCGGCATCACCAACTGGGAGGGCATCGGTCCCGGCGGATCGTTGTACGAGGGCGCCTACACCAGCATGGCGCACGGCTGGTCCACGGGTGTCCTCCCCGCGCTGAGCCATCAACTGCTGGGCGCTCAGCCGACATCCCCCGGATACGCCACCTGGGAGGTGCGGCCCAATCCCGGGGGCATCGCCTGGGCCCAAGGACAACTTCCCACCCCTCAGGGGCCTTTGGAGGTCAGTTGGGACAACGGTGAGAACACCTTCGTACTGACCGTTCATGTGCCCTCGGGAACCCGGGGCACTGTCGCGTTCCCGATGAGCGGTCATGATGTGACGGTCCGCAGGAACGGGCGCGTGCTCTGGGACGGTCGCCGGGTCCCGGCCGACCATGACGTTCGGGTCGTCGACGGCCGGATCACGGTGTCGGGCCTGCGCGCGGGCACCCACAGGTTCTCCGCCGTCCGCCACGGCTGA
- a CDS encoding ATP-binding protein — MAVRAMGWAHSFPVSGGVGAGRRWTRGHLESLAWTAEEPETVDAVVLTVSELLTNAHIHARSDAHLVLTWDGDCLHVSVHDEDSTLPTQRDPEPGALSGRGVGIVRMLADEWGMKCQRHGKTVTACFRPVGAGQRDDGD, encoded by the coding sequence ATGGCGGTCAGGGCGATGGGCTGGGCACACTCGTTCCCGGTCTCGGGAGGGGTCGGTGCCGGGCGGCGCTGGACCCGCGGACACCTGGAGTCCCTCGCGTGGACGGCCGAGGAACCCGAGACGGTGGACGCCGTCGTGCTGACGGTGTCGGAACTGCTCACCAACGCCCACATCCACGCCCGCAGCGACGCGCATCTCGTCCTCACCTGGGACGGCGACTGCCTGCACGTGAGTGTCCACGACGAGGACTCCACGCTGCCGACCCAACGCGATCCGGAGCCCGGGGCGTTGTCCGGCCGTGGGGTCGGCATCGTGCGGATGCTCGCCGACGAGTGGGGCATGAAGTGCCAGCGGCACGGGAAGACGGTCACGGCGTGCTTCCGCCCGGTCGGCGCCGGACAGCGCGACGACGGTGACTGA
- a CDS encoding FBP domain-containing protein: MKPLTEQEIRAAFVNCTKGEAKRLSVPRDLTDRPWDDLDYLGWRDPQAPERAYLVAELDDGPKALQLRCPSATSGHMRRSMCSVCVTMHTGGVSLMVAPKAGKAGQQGNSVGAYLCSDLACSLYVRGKKDAGVGGRLHESLTPEEKIQRTVANLAAFIAKVTA; encoded by the coding sequence ATGAAGCCGTTGACCGAGCAAGAGATCCGCGCCGCCTTCGTGAACTGCACCAAGGGCGAGGCGAAGCGCCTCTCCGTCCCGCGTGACCTGACCGACCGGCCCTGGGACGACCTCGACTACCTCGGCTGGCGCGACCCCCAGGCGCCGGAGCGCGCGTACCTGGTGGCGGAACTGGACGACGGCCCCAAGGCCCTCCAGCTCCGCTGCCCCAGCGCGACCTCGGGCCACATGCGGCGCAGCATGTGCTCGGTGTGCGTGACCATGCACACCGGCGGCGTCTCCCTGATGGTCGCGCCCAAGGCGGGGAAGGCCGGACAACAGGGGAACTCGGTCGGCGCCTACCTGTGCAGCGACCTCGCCTGCTCTCTGTACGTGCGGGGGAAGAAGGACGCGGGCGTCGGAGGGCGGCTCCATGAGTCGCTGACCCCGGAGGAGAAGATCCAGCGGACCGTGGCGAACCTCGCGGCGTTCATCGCCAAGGTGACGGCCTGA
- a CDS encoding TetR/AcrR family transcriptional regulator — MVRAGLNAERLTRAGAELADEVGFDQVTVSGLARRFDVKVASLYSHVKSSHDLKTRIALLALDELADRGAAALAGRAGKDALTAFANVYRDYAREHPGRYAAAQLRLDPETAAASAGVKHARMMRAILRGYDLTEPDQTHAVRMLGSVFHGYVSLETAGGFSHSTPDSQESWSRVLDALDALLRNWPAP; from the coding sequence ATGGTTCGCGCGGGACTGAACGCCGAGCGCCTGACGCGAGCGGGGGCCGAGCTGGCCGACGAGGTCGGCTTCGACCAGGTGACCGTGTCGGGGCTGGCCCGGCGGTTCGACGTCAAGGTCGCGAGTCTGTACTCGCACGTGAAGAGCTCCCACGACCTCAAGACCAGGATCGCCCTCCTCGCGCTCGACGAACTCGCCGACAGGGGGGCCGCCGCGCTGGCGGGGCGGGCCGGCAAGGACGCCCTGACCGCCTTCGCGAACGTCTACCGCGACTACGCCAGGGAGCACCCGGGCCGCTACGCGGCGGCACAACTGAGGCTCGACCCGGAGACGGCGGCGGCGAGCGCCGGGGTCAAGCACGCGCGGATGATGCGGGCGATCCTGCGCGGCTACGACCTGACGGAACCGGACCAGACCCATGCCGTGCGGATGCTGGGAAGTGTGTTCCACGGCTATGTCAGCCTGGAGACGGCCGGAGGGTTCAGCCACAGCACCCCCGACTCGCAGGAGAGCTGGTCGCGTGTCCTGGACGCCCTCGACGCCCTGCTGCGGAACTGGCCCGCTCCCTGA
- a CDS encoding PucR family transcriptional regulator → MMERQIPEQYLEGYARILAEVSVTGRRLTRDEIESRRVLGERAAIAGHGLPALVSAHLSAARAAWPAAPAAADCTLAAVQQVIDAFAEGYERAQLLAVRKEEAARREFIDDLLYGRSDLGRLAERSERFGLRLSHAHAVAVAEGPSAYDESAPVPRRVEQAVIARFGDRSILFTTKGGRMLCVAPGDQEDVLTHFAQQAHAATGGGRVAIGRPQPGPGGVVQSYEEALNTLELAERLGLDAPVLRAADLLVYPVLTRDRQAMAELVLATLGPLTGARGGAQPLLDTLTAYFDTGCVAAAAARRLSLSVRALTYRLERIHQFTGADPNDPANRYMLQTAVIGARLLDWPARSL, encoded by the coding sequence TTGATGGAGCGACAGATACCCGAGCAGTATCTGGAGGGCTATGCCCGGATACTGGCCGAGGTCTCCGTCACCGGCCGCCGTCTCACCCGGGACGAGATCGAGTCCCGGCGAGTGCTGGGCGAGCGGGCCGCCATCGCCGGTCACGGCCTGCCCGCGCTCGTCAGTGCCCACCTCTCCGCCGCCCGCGCCGCCTGGCCCGCGGCGCCCGCCGCGGCCGACTGCACCCTCGCGGCGGTCCAACAGGTCATCGACGCCTTCGCCGAGGGCTACGAGCGGGCCCAACTCCTCGCGGTACGCAAGGAGGAGGCCGCGCGCCGCGAGTTCATCGACGACCTCCTCTACGGGCGCAGCGACCTGGGCCGCCTCGCCGAGCGTTCCGAACGCTTCGGCCTGCGCCTCTCGCACGCGCACGCCGTCGCCGTCGCCGAGGGCCCGTCGGCGTACGACGAGTCGGCGCCGGTCCCCCGACGGGTGGAGCAGGCCGTCATCGCCCGGTTCGGCGACCGCAGCATCCTGTTCACCACGAAGGGCGGGCGGATGCTGTGCGTCGCGCCCGGCGACCAGGAGGACGTCCTCACCCACTTCGCCCAGCAGGCGCACGCGGCGACCGGCGGCGGACGCGTCGCCATCGGCCGCCCCCAGCCCGGCCCCGGCGGGGTCGTCCAGTCCTACGAGGAGGCCCTGAACACCCTGGAACTCGCCGAGCGGCTCGGCCTGGACGCTCCCGTGCTGCGCGCCGCCGACCTGCTCGTCTACCCGGTTCTCACCCGGGACCGCCAGGCCATGGCCGAGCTGGTCCTCGCCACGCTCGGCCCGCTCACCGGCGCGCGCGGCGGCGCCCAACCGCTCCTGGACACCCTGACCGCGTACTTCGACACCGGCTGCGTGGCCGCCGCGGCGGCCCGCCGCCTCTCCTTGAGCGTGCGGGCCCTGACGTACCGCCTCGAACGCATCCACCAGTTCACCGGGGCCGACCCCAACGATCCCGCCAACCGCTACATGCTGCAGACCGCGGTCATCGGGGCCCGGCTGCTGGACTGGCCCGCGCGGAGTCTGTGA
- a CDS encoding flavodoxin family protein — protein sequence MTASPSSPEADNTYRFDDLRALFINCTLKPAPQQSHTQGLVDKSSEIMEAQGVAVEEVRAVDHDIAPGVYPDMTEHGFATDDWPAIQERVMAADILVLAGPIWLGDNSSVTKQVVERLYSGSGLLNSAGQYAYYGRVGGCLITGNEDGVKHCAMNLLYSLQHLGYTIPPQADAGWIGPAGPGPSYLDPGSGGPENDFTNRNTTFMTWNLMHMAALLKRSGGIPAHGNQRSQWDAGCRPDAPNPDYR from the coding sequence GTGACAGCGTCACCGTCGAGCCCCGAAGCCGACAACACCTACCGCTTCGACGATCTGCGCGCCCTGTTCATCAACTGCACCCTCAAGCCCGCCCCCCAGCAGAGCCACACCCAGGGGCTGGTCGACAAGAGCAGCGAGATCATGGAGGCCCAGGGAGTCGCGGTCGAGGAGGTCCGCGCCGTCGACCACGACATCGCGCCGGGCGTCTACCCGGACATGACCGAGCACGGCTTCGCCACGGACGACTGGCCCGCCATCCAGGAGCGGGTGATGGCCGCCGACATCCTGGTCCTCGCCGGCCCGATCTGGCTCGGTGACAACAGCTCCGTCACCAAGCAGGTCGTCGAACGGCTCTACAGCGGCTCGGGACTGCTCAACTCCGCGGGCCAGTACGCCTATTACGGGCGGGTCGGCGGTTGTCTGATCACCGGCAACGAGGACGGTGTGAAGCACTGCGCGATGAACCTCCTCTACAGCCTCCAGCACCTCGGATACACCATCCCGCCGCAGGCCGACGCCGGCTGGATCGGTCCCGCGGGACCCGGTCCGTCGTATCTCGACCCCGGTTCGGGCGGCCCCGAGAACGACTTCACGAACCGCAACACCACCTTCATGACCTGGAACCTGATGCACATGGCGGCCCTGCTGAAGCGGTCCGGCGGTATCCCGGCCCACGGCAACCAGCGTTCGCAGTGGGACGCGGGCTGCCGTCCGGACGCCCCGAACCCCGACTACCGCTGA